The Girardinichthys multiradiatus isolate DD_20200921_A chromosome 21, DD_fGirMul_XY1, whole genome shotgun sequence genomic sequence acaggacgctatataggaaggcgctcatgtttgaaaacttgccttctgctagaaaccGGACTAGTGACTGAAGTGCGCCAAGGGCACGCACTCATGCAACTCCatataatatgatgcaaaatgttgttACTGAAGGTTGGGAATTAATGACCCAGTTGTAATTCATGGCTTACCTTTGTCACTTCGCAGAGTACTAAtcttttggtgtgcatttgttacttatcattcctatattttttaatattgacctcttttgcagaggtcaaaagggggaattgttgagaattaaaatcatgtactttcatgatattagtttagtttgcatgtgggaacattaaactgagatttaacatgagtgagccttgaggagagatcacagatcacagcaggagtcaggatgGAGCAGGGGTGAAACAGAGGTTGGAGGTTCTCAGCAGCTGCAAGCAGtgaaagctggctgtagggataataaagcaataaatgtcaacttttgggcatggtatagataccacaagggagcttggctgatttacatcACCAGACTGCAAAAaggggaaggcacagtcagtaagctttgaagtcaacggtataaagatgtactggaacttgtaatgacataaattttctttctttgtgttattctgtatgtattcattttgcattagaaatcattggacttattatcttccaaattaagcttgactcccctatatctgcacacaggttacacacatagttagtttatattctacattacacacatagatagtttatattctacaattccTACATTTTTGAGATGGGATTATGCAAATTGACATACTCAGAACAACTTTGTTGAGTTGCATTATGCCTTATGTGAGAGATGTGCATGTGGAAGTTTGTTTTTAGGAGGGTAGATTTTATTTCGATTGAGtattttgcaacaaaaaaaagcaaatattaaaaaaattgacCTTAGCATGCTGTTTTATAAGTAAAAACTATGTTTAAAGCAACTTTAATTGTACAGAAAGGTCTGGAAAGCAgctttaacaaaaacattatcaATTGCTCCCCTCATCTCATCATCTATTAGATTCAAAAGCTCTGGTGGAGCTTGTCCCATACCTTAGGACACACAGAACAATGACAATTACTTAAAactaagcccaaaattattcaaagcccctggtagatttagatttaaatttatttcagttcaaccaagaagtttctttctgacaggaaatgggattGGTGTCTCTCAAAAAACAATCAAGCAACGTACGATGGTCTGAAAATGAATAACATGTTTCTATGAATAACTGCTGACCATGCaagtttccactggtatttttgaCAATTGATGTTTGGTGATGAACTCCAAatgtttgaggttggaaggccccCTGGCCaccaccctaatctttagctctatCCACAGATTTAAGTCAATTCTCTTGTTGAGCTGGATGTTAATATTACTTTGAGTCAAAGGAAATATATCAGTAAAAAtgaatagattaaaataaatctaaatatgcTGAGGGTATGAATAATCTTTGGCTTAGTTGTACAGAGTATGACCACTTTTCTTTCTGCAACATATCAtcaatttttacttttaatataataaactataaaaattatttaagtaataataatttaaataatttaacatcAATGTTACATTATTTGTGCAGCAGTTGGAATAATTTGTTTCTCtgccttaaataaaagcaatttacatttttacattgtttaaatattttgtatgaATACTGCAGAATTTAAGCTTCTTATACAGTGAGAATCCCATGCTGCCCACCCCCAGTGGCAAGAAAACATCCTTGATGTCACATTTACCACATCTTACTCTATTCCACAAGGTCTGCTTTCAAATAAACTATATGAGACAGCAGGTTTGCAAGTCAAacctttatttgtcatttaaaatccAGAAAAGCTTCATGCATATGGTCACTTCTCTTTGGTTCTGCATCAAGtgtaaacaattatttattctaatattttgtgaagatgAAGTGCAAATGATGTTGCAACCATGGGGTTAAGTTGTGTTTATGCTGCCAGTTGATGAAAAGCCAAGTCCTTAAAAAAGGACACATGATATAAAGTAGCTGCAGCAAACAGAGCTATGCAGGCATTACAAACATGGACAAATACAACCTGCAAAGGATAATGTTGGGTTAAACAGTGTGAGAAACTGACATTTTAGCAAGGCACATAAAAGGAGGAAACCATCCAACTTGTATGCACTGGTGTTAAATTTACAGGATGGAAACCAGAGGAGGGATTAGCAAGAGGGAGCTCTGAACCAACTCTGCTTCCTCGGTCCAATTAATTTCACTGCTGTTTTAACTGTGTTGTAACCTCCCTCCTGATCAGGAACGTTGCTCTAAATGACCGGTGCTCATACGGGTGAGCAGTAGCGACCAGCGAAGAGAACGGtcgtggaggggttgtgtctgatgaagaagaggaaaGGATGGTCCGCGATGAATTTGGCAGGAATCATGGCGCAGTGCAGCATCATGACAGCGGCGGTGGCAGCAGCAGCCTCAGTTCCCTCCTCGTTTACTTCCACAAAGGCCTTGTGGTAAATCTCTGACACAAACAGGTCATTGGCAGGAGACATGCCTGTCAGAGCAGAGAGGGACAGAAACGTTTAGATGATACCAGACTAACACAGGGAGTCGGAAAAAACATCAGATGCTGGATCATGTGTGAGTGGAAGGTCTAGAACCGTTTCCCACCGGAAAAGTCACTATTTCCTTGGTCGAAGGCGTCCACCATGCCCATGCTCATCAGGACGTTCTTCATGTCATATTTTTCGTCCATCTTGAACCGAGGCAGGCGCACCTCGACCTCCTTTACATTCATCATGtctggacgggtccattccatGAACTTGTCATACGTCAACTCCTGCTCCAGCTGAGTTTGGACACAAATCGATTAATTCTTTGTGCTCTTTTTGTAGGTCTGGGTTTGGGTTCGCATGCCAAAGTCATACCTTCTCCAGACCAGTTGTACCCTCCATGTCAGAGGGTAAAAAGATAAGCATGCTCAGCTCCTTCCCTTTGTACGGCATCTCCAAGATCTGTTAAACAGGGGATTTAAAATATTATAGTAAAACACCAGAAGTAAAGGTCTCAACTACTATTTTAACTTGAGTATTAATGTATTATAACCCCTATTCAGTATTTAGTTATAGATAACTAACTTAATAGTTCTTAGTAAACTGTCTTTGATATCCTTGGATCTGTATACATTGCCTTTCAATGATATTTTTACCACTtgagccttttttaatttctgacATTAGAACCTCAAACTGTAATTTTTTGGATTGGGATTTTAGACAACAGATCAACAACACCCTGTCCgggctgaagaaaagcatcaccacagcatgatgctgccaccaccatatttcccAGTGAGGGTTTATGCTTAATAAAAGAGCATTGTTAGCTTTCTGCCACATGTAGCGTTTttgtttggtctcatctgaccagggcTTCTTCCACGTTTGCCGTTTCTCTTGCATAAATcgctgcaaacaggacttctgcTGGGTTGGCTCTCATTCAAAAGTGGCCATGTTACGACCACTTTGCACAAAGTTGCCTTGCCCCACCTAAGCTGTGACTTCCTGCAGTTACCTGGCAGTTGACTTCAGAGATGAAGGTCAGGGGAAACTTTGACTCTTGGTACATCATCTTCACCGGCTTTGTGTCATTCTAAAAACAGGAGAGACAGAACAAGACATTGTATGCTTGCAGGTCAGTAAAAAAGCTGCTGATTATATTTACATGAGATATAgagtatacaaaaaaaaaacctaagtgttgaaaacatacaaagaaaacatatgtcaacttgaaatatttttctgcattgtaaagaaaacaaatttagtcTACTGAGCTGATGGGTCCTTCTCCTCCACACAGACTGAGATCAGGTTACTGAACAGAAGAGGTTTGTCCAGCAGCAGCGTTACCTTGTTGATTCGGAACGGAGCCTCGCGGGTGGAGCTCTCCTGAAACTGCTTGTTCCAGTTGCCTTTGAAGTAGATTGCATTGACCAGCACCAACCTGGTCATCCCGCTCACTGCATCCATACCCAGGATATCCTTAATTTTACCTAGTGACaaacaaatgcaaagaaaagaCATATGGAAACATATTAGCACATTAATTAAGCACATAgataaacaaaatgaacaaataagtatacaaacaaacatcaataaaatatagaaaaaacaaGTAGATAATTAAGCCGAtatgagaaacaaacaaaaagaaacaaatacagaaaaaaacaaataaatgatcacaaataataaaaaaactatcTTCATTCCAACAGCATTTTTCCTAAAAGCAAAAGGAAGAGATGCATAAATAATATTTGCTTAGAACTTTCAACAGtaattaaatatgaaaattaaTGTAATGATGGAAAAACTGCAAAGGTGGGACTAAATAACAGGAAACAAAGAAATTtaatttgttcaaacaaaatcaTTAATTCATTGTTTTATGCTTTGTTCAGGCTaaactttaatttctttttctagTGCATTTAGGATTAGGGACACAATGAGGAGTGTGTCTGATCCACCTTGTGTCTGCTTCTCCACCCAGTTGTTGATGTTGACCCTGGCTGCTTCGGAGTTTTTGGAAAAGTCCACCGTCTCCAGTTCTGCTTCATAGTGCTTCCTACTTTTCTCAAGGAAATCCTGAAACAAAGCAGCTGGAATTATAAATTATTCCCACAATCACTGCTTGACTCATATCCTGATCTGGTGCCTACTCCACTGTTCCAAGGGCTTAAGCTCTCCTCTTTTCTCCTTTCATTCAATCTGTCTTAATGTGTAGACAAAGCCACACACGCTCAggaacatttacacacacacacacacacacacacacacactagtgCTGAAAGGAAACTGCCACACATACCTGAAGAAACTGGTAGGACTGCTCTCCGTAGAGTCTGTTGGCGACACTCAGGGCATATGGAGCACCTGGCTTGTTGAGCTCTCTCAGCAGCAGGGCAAAGCTGGAGTGGACGTCGTCCTGAATATTCAGGGTTTTCAAGGTCTGCGGATGAAATAATGCAGTTGGATTTGTTGAACCATGCACAGACCACTCTACAACATAAGAAAACAGACTGGTTTTCATGGTCATCTTGTTTATTAAGTGATGAGAGGATTTATTGGAACTATAAAGAATAACTACAGTGGTAAAGACAATAAAGTTGAGATAAAACATCTTGAGTTTTTGCCTCATCACTTAATAGATGAAGTTATACATTTATGTAGCATaccatgccttgcaaaagtcttcATATGCCTTGAATGTATTTACATCAACCCACAAACTTTAACgtgttttattctgattttatgtCATAGCCCAGAACAAAGTACTACCTAATTTGTAAAGGGCAGGTTAAAGATATGTAGGTcactgtatatttatttttattttacaaatagaaatctaaaaCGTGGCATTCATTCATGTGTACTCAGCCTACTCAGTCATTTCATTGTAACAGAATTACAGCTgtggatctggactttgactgggccactggAATGCatacatatgctttgatctaaaccattcccaTGAAGCTCTGGCTGGATCTTTTTGttgattgtcctgctgaaaggttacTGTCCTCGACAGTCTTATGCTTATTGCTGCCTCCCACatgttccatccatcttccattaactcagaccagcttcccagtctctgctgaagaaaagcattcccatgGCATGATGCTACCGCCGCCATGTTTCAGGATGAAGATGGTAATGTCCAAACCTTGGGATATTATCGGTCAGTCACGAACTCCGGTCTCAAAAACGTATCAGCAGGTCAGACAACTGCCATTACAGGAACCTTGTAACAGTTTTGTATGCACACAGCTGCTACCAAGTAAAGGTAGGAGGCAGTACTTCACTAATGATCGTCTTATGTGAAACACACTGAGAACAGAAGATGCAAAGTGTTTTTATCTTAAGTAACTTTCTGATAGAAAAGTACAGCGCTGTAAAACAGACTATTTTTGTTGTTAACAATTGGTTATTTTGACATCGGATGTTCCTCTAACCACAACTAATGTAGgtccaactaatctggatttaaaccCTGTCCAGATTAAGATGAATATTTAGAGAGTTGggcattatatatatatatatatatatatatatatatacaggggttggacaatgaaactgaaacacctgtcattttagtgtgggaggtttcatggctaaattggaccagcctggtagccagtcttcatagattgcacattgcaccagtaagagcagagtgtgaaggttcaattagcagggtaagagcacagttttgctcaaaatattgaaatgcacacaacattatgggtgacataccagagttcaaaataggacaaattgttggtgcacatcttgctggcacatctgttacaaagacagcaagtctttgtgatgtatcaagagccacggtatccagggtaatgtcagcataccaccaagaaggacgaaccacatccaacaggattaactgtggacgcaagaggaagctgtctgaaagggatgttcgggtgctaacccggattgtatccaaaaaacataaaaccacagctccccaaatcacggcagaattaaatgtgcacctcaactctcctgtttccaccagaactgtccgtcgggagctccacagggccAATATACATGGCtggactgctatagccaaacctttggtcactcatgccaatgccaaacgttggtttcaatggtgcaaggagcgcaaatcttgggctgtggacaatgtgaaacatgtattgttctctgatgagtccaccgttactgttttccccacatccgggagagttacggtgtggagaagccccaaagaagcgtaccacccagactgttgcatgcccagagtgaagcgtgggggtggatcagtgatggtttgggctgccatatcatggcattcccttggcccaatacttgtgctagatgggcacgtcactgccaaggactaccgaaccattcttgaggaccatgtgcatccaatagttcaaacattgtatcctgaaggcggtgccgtttatcaggatgacaatgcaccaatacacacagcaagactggtgaaagattggtttgatgaacatgaaagtgaagttgaacatctcccatggcctgcacagtcaccagatctaaatattattgagccactttggggtgttttggaggagcgagtcaggaaacattttcctccaccagtatcacgtggtGACCTAGCcagtatcctgcaagaagaatggcttaaaatccctctgaccactgtgcaggacttgtatatgtcattcccaagatgaattgacgctgaattggccgcaaaaggaggccctacaccatactaataaattattgtggtctataaccaggtgtttccgtttcattgtccaaccgctGTATATATAGGTCAATTATTTTGGGAGAATCTTGTGGCAAGCACTGCAGGACCTTCTTCAACATGCGGGAGTGGCATGTATATTgaatcttaaataaaaaaaaccaggTATATCGTTAGAAGTAACTGAAGCCTTATACTATCTACCATCTATTGCAGCAAGGTAGTAACACCTGATAATgttttaacagaacctcacttcatAGATTCTGGAGTATCTGCTCTGCCTCAGTGGTGCTGAGTAAATGTGGGGAATTCAGTCACTACTATgctgattaaaaatgttaaattaatgtTAATGCGCTGGTTTAAACAGGTTGAGCAGGTGTGCACGTTAAGGTGCGCTGTACCTCTGACATCTGGGCAGATGTGTTGCCTCTGGCTCCCAGCATCACCATGGCCAGGGCTGAGGAGATGCTGAAAGGAGAGAAGAAGACGTTTGCAGTGTTGTCGTTGTCCCCCAGCTTCCTGAGCAGAGCCAGAGAGAAGCTGGTGTTGGCTGTAGCCAGAGGGGTTGCTGCTGCCATCTTTCCTGCAGGACAATAAAAGGACGGGACGGAAGTTTTTTTATACTAGCATTAAGAGTTTCATTCTGCTTTCAAACCAAAGTCCACTAAAAAATGATCAAATGACAAATCCATCAATTAACTAGTTCTATTTATATGGATGCTGGTCTTAAGCTTGAAGCTCACATTAGAGCTGTTGTAAAACCCACCTTTGTCACTTAAGGCAGCTAGCCAAAGTAAAACCCATTCTTTCTAGACAGCACTTTGAATGCATTTGTGACCACGCGgctggattactgtaatgcactTTATATAGGAACTAGTGATTCATGCATTTCCCAGCTTTAGAGggtacaaaatgctgctgcacgTCTTTTATCAGGTACTCGGAAATTTGACTTCTTTACACTGGTTGCCAGTACATTTtaggattcattttaaaatccttttatttgcttttagagCTCTTAATGGCCTTGCCCCTCCCTATTTGTCTGAGCTGTTACATCTTTACACACCCTTCCGTTCCCTCAGCTCAGCTGACCAGTTGTTTCTGAGGCTGCTAAAGACAAAGCGCAAACTCAGAGAGGACCGTGGtttttctgcagcagctccaAAGCTATGGAATGACCTTCCTTTGGGCAGAAGACAGGCCTCTTcacttgctgtttttaaatccctTCTTAAGACCCATCTCTTTTCTTTGGCTTTTGGCACAATCTGAGATGTTTGACTTTGTTTcaatgtgtttatattttaattattttgttactGCTTCTATATTTCACCTTCTCTACTTTATGAGTGTATTGTATTTTATGATTTTGTATAGCACTTTGGTCCTGTGGgtgtttaaagtgctttataaatatagTTGGTATATGGTATGGTATTTCAACCGCGCAACGCAAATAATCCtcagacatttgttttaaatggacAACAATAGATGGATTAAGCCCAGAAGACTCTTTTGTGAATCAACCACTCGAGCAATATGAAGATAGTTGTTAAACTACAAAAAACAACTACTAATAAACTAAAAACTATCACAGAGCATTTTAAAACTCTAATAATGAGTAAAAGCGCAGTAAAATCGTTGCGACAGAAAACAACGAAAAACAAAGCTTCTCATAGACTAAATGACACATATTATACTGACCGTCAGATGCTCGTCCTATGTTCCTCAGAAAGATGGAGTCACATGAAGGATGTAGATTGAAACACCGGGGCTTTTATCTCTGAGAAGCCGACACGCCCCGTTACGCACAGAAAATAAACATCCGCAAATGGCCTGGGTATCGAATCCGAAAGGGTAGGAGAAAAAAGGCTTTGGCCTGAGCTgagaaaaagctttttgattACTACTTCtgctaatattaatattaacaaGAAGCACAACAACTAAATAATTCTTAATTTCTATTGAAAACAAATACTGATAGCGATTTATGTAAATGGAAAGATGAGCAAAGCTGTAATATTCTTGAATGAAATGAGTTTTGATTGTTTACCATCACTGTTATGAGTTCTA encodes the following:
- the LOC124858295 gene encoding leukocyte elastase inhibitor-like isoform X2, which produces MAAATPLATANTSFSLALLRKLGDNDNTANVFFSPFSISSALAMVMLGARGNTSAQMSETLKTLNIQDDVHSSFALLLRELNKPGAPYALSVANRLYGEQSYQFLQDFLEKSRKHYEAELETVDFSKNSEAARVNINNWVEKQTQGKIKDILGMDAVSGMTRLVLVNAIYFKGNWNKQFQESSTREAPFRINKNDTKPVKMMYQESKFPLTFISEVNCQILEMPYKGKELSMLIFLPSDMEGTTGLEKLEQELTYDKFMEWTRPDMMNVKEVEVRLPRFKMDEKYDMKNVLMSMGMVDAFDQGNSDFSGMSPANDLFVSEIYHKAFVEVNEEGTEAAAATAAVMMLHCAMIPAKFIADHPFLFFIRHNPSTTVLFAGRYCSPV
- the LOC124858295 gene encoding leukocyte elastase inhibitor-like isoform X1 is translated as MNSLCCRPFKSKSERNSNRTVGEGNLLLETRGKMAAATPLATANTSFSLALLRKLGDNDNTANVFFSPFSISSALAMVMLGARGNTSAQMSETLKTLNIQDDVHSSFALLLRELNKPGAPYALSVANRLYGEQSYQFLQDFLEKSRKHYEAELETVDFSKNSEAARVNINNWVEKQTQGKIKDILGMDAVSGMTRLVLVNAIYFKGNWNKQFQESSTREAPFRINKNDTKPVKMMYQESKFPLTFISEVNCQILEMPYKGKELSMLIFLPSDMEGTTGLEKLEQELTYDKFMEWTRPDMMNVKEVEVRLPRFKMDEKYDMKNVLMSMGMVDAFDQGNSDFSGMSPANDLFVSEIYHKAFVEVNEEGTEAAAATAAVMMLHCAMIPAKFIADHPFLFFIRHNPSTTVLFAGRYCSPV